The following are encoded together in the Zingiber officinale cultivar Zhangliang chromosome 8A, Zo_v1.1, whole genome shotgun sequence genome:
- the LOC122008646 gene encoding uncharacterized protein LOC122008646: protein MEKCRSFPDSSYYSSVAGGGSGHENLSTSYSFNGPSGKGEGFASAADPELKRKRRVASYNSFAVERKLKSSLSNSFKWIKNKFADARYGV, encoded by the coding sequence ATGGAGAAATGCAGGTCGTTCCCGGACTCCTCCTATTACTCCTCCGTCGCCGGCGGTGGATCCGGCCACGAGAACCTCTCCACCTCGTACAGCTTCAACGGGCCGAGCGGGAAGGGCGAGGGCTTCGCCAGCGCGGCCGACCCCGAGCTGAAGCGGAAGCGGCGCGTCGCCTCCTACAACTCCTTCGCCGTCGAGCGCAAGCTCAAGTCCTCCCTCAGCAACAGCTTCAAGTGGATCAAGAACAAATTCGCCGACGCCCGCTACGGAGTCTAA
- the LOC122008645 gene encoding uncharacterized protein LOC122008645 translates to MFDCLVGSKFSFKCKHAVKCTRSRIEAIWKKKQAMVRFLKKDVADLIAAGHESNAFERMDALICEINHASCYEMIKQFGEVVLNQLPSLQKLRKCPQGAVEAVSTLIFAAARFSDLPELCDLRRIFTNRYGGPMESFVNAEFVEKIQKKTFSKEDKLQMMQNIAEEFSVRWDSWAFEHKPSNSPPRKYEQPKKVVPLHSVNNATRIMLTEGTKVQSLPRKKCKLKATTIEQWHRQTDSKDNHMISTVSPSNAPCEKAKKAEAIEIENVKPYLDDGVIPLHDNKISNQTDGNNETKGVWYNKTAKVLEKLDPIVPEKEGVYLMKPLNEKQVIPPYAKLNWSNNYLQVEEKIRNGSQYDSSQRYAEMVYPAEKKRQPTSLVPPYVKPKVSGLSVINDVKAIQKLDSTCPTKPYVISDDRKDEILGNPASTGNSLQRKLQKFTVSEANDSVLTEIIDRAFYDEKNRSRTPRDRRRYTRRQSASSINDYYDNGKTIKRYHGEPIEGEVDTRKGHQGRHIAGANADYYHDRKTSGRHPREPIDDEMDNQRRHASWKSGGCIEEYYDVGKTVDRHPTVLIDNELDTRRRRHRSRHSSGNDCDYYDDGKMRIRLPREHIVGEKDSRRHSSWKSVGHKVEYYEESHTSNRHGNEPIHQELDNRRQHRGKKNEDDICVYYDKGKITTRYAREPSEGRMDNQRRRTGWRSAGTISEFYGQMDTSVDHCKRAERTRTPTPTKSRRNKDWQDAARYDEYDNDEMVMDRLLIHYSRKGTPRGCTHKTWTNRNPLRDHVLDSDRPRASAPPLDRTTSTPPEPVGQSEVVSKVSARVESMQRNMLSSNGIRVHPRLPEYDELVARFASF, encoded by the exons ATGTTTGATTGCTTGGTCGGAAGCAAGTTCTCCTTCAAATG CAAGCACGCGGTGAAGTGTACAAGGTCGCGAATCGAGGCGATCTGGAAGAAGAAGCAGGCCATGGTGAGGTTCCTCAAAAAGGACGTCGCCGACCTCATTGCCGCCGGCCATGAGTCCAACGCCTTCGAAAGG ATGGATGCACTGATTTGTGAGATAAATCATGCGTCTTGCTATGAAATGATTAAACAATTCGGTGAAGTTGTCTTGAATCAGCTCCCAAGCCTACAAAAGCTGAG GAAATGCCCTCAAGGAGCAGTGGAAGCTGTGTCAACTCTGATTTTTGCTGCAGCTAGATTCTCTGATCTACCAGAATTATGCGATCTTAGGCGTATATTTACAAATCGATATGGGGGTCCTATGGAATCATTCGTAAATGCTGAG TTTGTTGAGAAAATTCAGAAGAAAACATTTTCCAAGGAAGACAAGTTACAAATGATGCAAAATATAGCAGAAGAGTTTTCTGTTAGATGGGATTCTTGGGCATTTGAACATAAACCATCTAATTCCCCTCCAAGGAAATAT GAACAACCTAAGAAAGTTGTGCCTCTTCATTCTGTGAATAATGCAACTCGGATAATGTTGACTGAAGGTACAAAGGTCCAATCTTTACCTAGGAAAAAGTGTAAGCTAAAGGCTACGACCATTGAACAATGGCATCGGCAAACAGATTCGAAGGATAATCATATGATTTCAACTGTTAGTCCTAGCAATGCTCCATGTGAGAAGGCAAAAAAGGCAGAAGCTATTGAGATTGAGAATGTGAAGCCATATCTGGACGACGGGGTAATTCCTCTGCATGATAATAAAATAAGCAATCAGACAGATGGAAATAATGAGACTAAAGGTGTTTGGTATAATAAGACAGCAAAAGTGCTGGAAAAGCTGGACCCAATTGTTCCTGAGAAGGAAGGAGTTTACTTAATGAAGCCTTTAAATGAGAAACAAGTCATCCCTCCATATGCCAAATTGAACTGGAGTAATAATTACCTCCAAGTGGAGGAGAAGATCAGAAATGGCTCGCAGTATGATTCCTCTCAAAGATACGCCGAAATGGTGTATCCCGCTGAAAAGAAAAGGCAACCAACCAGTTTGGTTCCACCTTATGTAAAACCAAAAGTCAGTGGCCTTTCTGTAATCAATGATGTTAAAGCCATACAAAAACTGGATTCTACTTGTCCTACCAAACCGTATGTCATTTCTGATGATCGCAAGGATGAAATTCTTGGCAATCCGGCAAGCACAGGTAATTCGTTGCAGAGGAAGTTGCAGAAATTTACAGTCAGTGAGGCTAATGACAGTGTGCTAACTGAAATAATTGATAGAGCCTTTTATGATGAGAAGAACAGAAGCCGGACCCCAAGAGATCGAAGAAGATATACAAGAAGGCAAAGTGCCAGTAGCATTAACGATTACTATGACAACGGGAAAACAATAAAGAGATATCATGGTGAACCTATTGAAGGTGAAGTAGACACCAGAAAAGGACATCAAGGCAGGCACATTGCAGGTGCCAATGCCGATTACTATCATGACAGGAAGACCAGCGGTAGACATCCAAGAGAACCAATTGATGATGAGATGGACAACCAAAGAAGACATGCAAGCTGGAAGAGCGGTGGTTGCATTGAGGAGTACTATGATGTGGGGAAGACTGTTGATAGACATCCAACTGTACTCATCGACAATGAGTTGGACACCCGAAGAAGACGACATAGAAGTAGGCATAGTTCTGGTAACGATTGCGATTACTATGATGACGGGAAGATGAGAATTAGGCTTCCGAGAGAACATATTGTTGGCGAGAAGGACAGCAGGAGGCATTCTAGTTGGAAGAGCGTTGGTCATAAAGTTGAATACTATGAGGAGAGCCACACCAGTAATAGGCATGGAAATGAACCCATTCATCAAGAGTTAGACAACCGAAGGCAGCACAGAGGCAAGAAGAATGAGGATGACATCTGTGTTTACTATGACAAGGGGAAGATCACAACTAGATACGCAAGGGAGCCTTCAGAGGGTCGGATGGACAACCAGAGAAGACGTACAGGATGGAGAAGTGCTGGCACAATTAGTGAGTTTTATGGTCAGATGGACACTTCCGTAGACCACTGCAAACGTGCAGAGAGGACCCGAACACCAACACCAACTAAGTCTCGAAGAAACAAGGACTGGCAAGATGCTGCAAGGTATGATGAGTACGACAATGATGAAATGGTCATGGATAGGCTCTTGATTCACTATAGCAGAAAAGGGACTCCGAGAGGATGCACCCACAAAACATGGACAAACAGGAATCCTCTGAGAGATCATGTTCTTGATTCAGATAGACCAAGAGCATCTGCACCTCCTCTAGATAGAACCACCTCGACGCCACCTGAACCGGTTGGGCAATCTGAAGTAGTTTCCAAGGTCTCTGCTCGAGTTGAATCAATGCAGCGCAACATGCTAAGTTCAAATGGCATTCGAGTGCATCCGAGACTACCGGAATACGATGAGTTGGTTGCACGTTTTGCCTCCTTCTAA
- the LOC122008647 gene encoding ras-related protein RHN1-like isoform X1, with amino-acid sequence MARTATNNSIQAKLVLLGDMGTGKTSIVLRFVKDQYFDCQESTIGAAFFSQIISLNEATVKFDIWDTAGQERYHSLTPMYYRGAAAAIVVYDISSMDSFIRAQKWVLELQRQGNPYLIMALVANKVDLEAKRKVETEGGLQYAQEHGLFFIETSAKTAENINELFYEIAKRLVRTRLPPSSGMNLTNEMRTVGRRFFCCSG; translated from the exons ATGGCCAGGACGGCGACCAACAACAGCATCCAAGCCAAGCTG GTGTTGCTTGGAGATATGGGAACAGGAAAGACAAGCATAGTGCTACGGTTTGTCAAAGACCAATATTTCGACTGTCAG GAGTCGACAATAGGAGCAGCATTCTTCTCTCAAATTATCTCACTAAATGAGGCGACTGTAAAATTTGATATATGGGACACGGCTGGACAGGAGAGATATCATAGTTTAACTCCAATGTATTATCGCGGTGCAGCTGCAGCAATCGTGGTCTATGATATCTCAAGCATG GATTCCTTCATTAGGGCACAAAAGTGGGTTCTGGAACTTCAAAGACAAG GAAATCCATATCTGATAATGGCTCTAGTAGCGAACAAGGTTGACTTGGAAGCAAAGAGGAAGGTGGAGACTGAG GGAGGATTGCAATATGCTCAAGAACACGGGTTGTTCTTCATTGAAACTTCGGCAAAAACAGCAGAGAATATCAACGAACTCTTTTATGAAATAG CTAAGAGGCTTGTGAGAACTCGTCTGCCACCATCATCTGGGATGAACTTGACCAATGAAATGAGAACCGTCGGAAGGAGATTCTTTTGCTGCTCGGGATGA
- the LOC122008647 gene encoding ras-related protein RHN1-like isoform X2, which translates to MVLLGDMGTGKTSIVLRFVKDQYFDCQESTIGAAFFSQIISLNEATVKFDIWDTAGQERYHSLTPMYYRGAAAAIVVYDISSMDSFIRAQKWVLELQRQGNPYLIMALVANKVDLEAKRKVETEGGLQYAQEHGLFFIETSAKTAENINELFYEIAKRLVRTRLPPSSGMNLTNEMRTVGRRFFCCSG; encoded by the exons ATG GTGTTGCTTGGAGATATGGGAACAGGAAAGACAAGCATAGTGCTACGGTTTGTCAAAGACCAATATTTCGACTGTCAG GAGTCGACAATAGGAGCAGCATTCTTCTCTCAAATTATCTCACTAAATGAGGCGACTGTAAAATTTGATATATGGGACACGGCTGGACAGGAGAGATATCATAGTTTAACTCCAATGTATTATCGCGGTGCAGCTGCAGCAATCGTGGTCTATGATATCTCAAGCATG GATTCCTTCATTAGGGCACAAAAGTGGGTTCTGGAACTTCAAAGACAAG GAAATCCATATCTGATAATGGCTCTAGTAGCGAACAAGGTTGACTTGGAAGCAAAGAGGAAGGTGGAGACTGAG GGAGGATTGCAATATGCTCAAGAACACGGGTTGTTCTTCATTGAAACTTCGGCAAAAACAGCAGAGAATATCAACGAACTCTTTTATGAAATAG CTAAGAGGCTTGTGAGAACTCGTCTGCCACCATCATCTGGGATGAACTTGACCAATGAAATGAGAACCGTCGGAAGGAGATTCTTTTGCTGCTCGGGATGA